Proteins from a genomic interval of Quercus lobata isolate SW786 chromosome 11, ValleyOak3.0 Primary Assembly, whole genome shotgun sequence:
- the LOC115968090 gene encoding putative disease resistance protein RGA4, producing the protein MADAILYGVARTIIVSLGSSTLQQVGSIWGFEDDLEKMSNTVSTIQAVLGDAEEQQGSNHQVKNWLMKLREAVFDADDLLSEFSTHVLRQNVMGGGKMTKKVRVFFSSSNQLAFGFKMARKIKAMRERLNDIAKDRNNFQLVERPLGTAVVTRKRDQTHSFVREEDVIGREEDRKAIIGQLLDFDVEENVSFISIVGIGGLGKTTLVQYIYNDEKVKAYFELQMWVCVSNDFDVKTIVERIITSATGKKPENLDMDQLQIELRDKLSQKKYLLVLDDVWNEDKEIWCNLKTLLLDGSKGSKVVITTRSNLVADITGTMQYFLKGLSKDQSWSLLKQMAFEKKQDTINPNFEAIGRDIVEKCCGVPLAIKAIGRVLYNKRTESEWSYIKDKELKNVIKLKDDIFPVLKLSYDHLPPHLKCCFAYCSLFPKDYLIEKLTLIRLWIAQGFIQSQEENLQLEDIANEYFEDLLWRSFFQVVEEDNGMFMNFKMHDLIHDLAQSISSIECTLVNSNAKHVNEKVRHMSFPFYNDSFFGENLNSLVKANKIRTFILTSHKWNDPVEVDESTLRKLISAFGYIRALDLHGLKIKTLPNIIGKLMHLKYLDLSKNDIEVLPGSITRLVNLHTLKLQYCEKLKELPIDIQKLVSLKHLDIKSCYNLTHMPYGVGQLTSLQTLSLFVVSKDPIGSSKRCGGLAELNKLNDLRGEIEITDLELVKDAISETKAANLKEKQHLSDLSLRWNSRLDDVINAGDDENLLDGLQPPQNLKYLFVLLYGGVRFSIWLSSLTKLTELYIHCCNKCQHLPPLYQLPSLRKISLWEMQSLEYISDLDITNEVSASSLTTFFPSLESLTLVACPNLKGWWKRDIVDNGDATIMTSTSSSWSHQYHQHMSLPSFPCLSDLNITYCSKLTSMPPFPYLEKLLDLIGVSGKALQQTMAMKMNTAGASSLSSSIPPLSKLRKLRLSEMLDKEPLPEEWLQNLTSLEELNILRCSTSLSQILRHLTSLKELSIVDCEEVDLFSDADDDGTKFQHVKCLQSLSFSNISKLESLPAYLQSVTTLQKLSIYNCPSLMTLPEWIGNLTSLQYLEIEVCPNLTSLPEGMHRLTSLQFLRINNCPHLKQRCQKEIGEDWTKIAHVPKYSIW; encoded by the coding sequence ATGGCCGATGCAATCCTCTATGGCGTTGCGCGGACGATCATTGTAAGCTTGGGCTCCTCCACTCTCCAACAGGTTGGATCAATCTGGGGTTTCGAAGATGACCTCGAAAAAATGTCAAACACTGTTTCCACCATTCAAGCTGTTCTTGGGGATGCAGAAGAGCAGCAGGGCAGTAACCATCAAGTCAAGAACTGGCTTATGAAGCTCAGAGAAGCAGTTTTTGATGCGGATGACTTGTTGAGCGAGTTCTCCACTCATGTGTTGCGGCAAAATGTGATGGGCGGTGGTAAAATGACCAAGAAGGTACGCGTTTTCTTTTCTAGCTCAAATCAACTTGCTTTTGGTTTTAAGATGGCTCGCAAAATAAAGGCTATGAGGGAGAGGCTTAATGATATAGCAAAGGATAGGAACAATTTCCAGTTGGTAGAGCGTCCTTTAGGGACAGCAGTTGTGACTAGGAAGAGGGACCAGACTCACTCATTTGTACGTGAAGAAGACGTTATCGGGAGGGAGGAGGATCGGAAGGCCATCATAGGTCAATTGTTGGACTTTGATGTGGAGGAGAACGTTTCGTTCATATCCATAGTAGGAATTGGGGGGTTAGGGAAGACCACACTTGTTCAATATATATACAATGATGAGAAGGTCAAGGCTTATTTTGAGTTGCAGATGTGGGTGTGTGTCTCTAATGACTTCGATGTGAAAACCATTGTTGAAAGGATAATTACATCTGCAACTGGAAAAAAACCTGAGAACCTTGATATGGATCAATTGCAAATTGAACTTCGTGATAAGCTCAGCCAAAAGAAGTACTTACTTGTATTGGATGATGTTTGGAATGAGGACAAAGAAATATGGTGTAATTTGAAAACACTTTTGTTGGATGGCTCAAAGGGAAGTAAGGTGGTGATAACTACACGGAGCAATTTGGTTGCAGATATTACCGGCACAATGCAGTATTTTCTAAAAGGTTTGTCAAAGGATCAATCTTGGTCtttattgaaacaaatggcTTTTGAAAAAAAGCAAGATACTATCAATCCTAACTTTGAAGCAATTGGAAGAGACATTGTAGAAAAATGCTGTGGTGTGCCTCTTGCTATAAAGGCAATAGGAAGAGTATTATACAACAAAAGGACAGAATCTGAATGGTCATATATAAAGGATAAAGAACTCAAAAATGTAATTAAGCTAAAGGATGATATTTTTCCTGttttaaaattgagttatgaTCATCTCCCACCACATTTAAAGTGTTGTTTTGCATATTGTTCGTTGTTTCCCAAAGATTATTTGATTGAGAAGTTGACATTGATACGATTATGGATAGCACAAGGATTTATCCAATCACAAGAAGAGAACTTACAATTAGAGGATATTGCCAATGAGTACTTCGAGGATCTATTGTGGAGGTccttcttccaagtagtagaaGAAGACAATGGCATGTTCATGAACTTTAAAATGCATGACTTAATCCACGATCTTGCACAGTCGATTTCAAGTATTGAGTGTACACTGGTTAATTCTAATGCAAAACATGTCAACGAAAAAGTTCGTCATATGTCATTCCCTTTTTACAATGATTCATTCTTTGGAGAGAATTTAAACTCATTGGTTAAAGCAAACAAGATACGAACATTCATTTTGACATCCCATAAATGGAACGATCCAGTGGAAGTGGATGAATCAACTCTCAGAAAACTTATTTCTGCTTTTGGATATATCCGTGCATTAGATCTACATGGCTTAAAAATTAAGACGTTGCCAAATATCATAGGTAAGTTGATGCATCTAAAGTACCTTGACCTTTCCAAGAATGATATTGAGGTTCTCCCTGGTTCTATTACGAGATTGGTGAATCTGCACACATTGAAACTCCAATATTGTGAGAAACTTAAGGAGTTACCAATAGACATTCAAAAATTGGTCAGCCTCAAGCATCTTGATATAAAGTCATGTTACAATTTGACTCATATGCCATATGGAGTTGGGCAGTTGACTTCTCTTCAAACATTATCCTTATTTGTTGTTAGTAAGGACCCCATAGGTTCCTCCAAGCGCTGTGGTGGACTAGCAGAATTGAACAAGCTAAATGATTTGAGAGGAGAAATAGAGATTACAGATTTGGAATTGGTGAAAGATGCTATCTCGGAAACAAAGGCTGCAAACTTGAAGGAGAAGCAGCATCTCAGTGACTTGTCATTAAGATGGAATTCTAGGCTTGATGATGTTATCAACGCTGGTGATGATGAAAATTTGTTAGATGGCCTACAACcaccccaaaatttaaaatatttgtttgtacTATTGTACGGGGGTGTGAGATTTTCAATTTGGCTTTCTTCGCTAACAAAACTTACTGAATTATATATACACTGTTGCAATAAATGCCAACATTTGCCACCATTGTATCAACTCCCATCTCTTCGAAAGATATCTCTTTGGGAAATGCAGAGTCTAGAGTACATATCAGACTTGGATATCACCAATGAAGTCTCTGCTTCATCATTGACAACATTTTTCCCATCCCTGGAGTCACTTACGCTAGTAGCATGTCCTAATCTAAAGGGATGGTGGAAGAGGGATATTGTTGATAACGGCGATGCAACAATAATGACATCCACATCATCATCATGGAGTCATCAGTATCACCAACACATGTCACTGCCTTCCTTTCCCTGTCTTTCTGACTTGAATATAACTTATTGTAGTAAGTTGACTTCCATGCCGCCGTTTCCATATCTCGAAAAACTGCTTGATTTGATAGGGGTTAGCGGGAAGGCATTGCAACAAACAATGGCGATGAAGATGAATACGGCAGGAGCTTCTTCACTTTCCTCCTCCATCCCTCCTCTCTCCAAATTAAGGAAATTGCGTTTGTCGGAGATGCTAGACAAAGAGCCTCTGCCAGAGGAGTGGCTTCAAAACCTAACTTCTCTCGAGGAATTAAATATTTTGAGGTGCTCTACATCTCTGTCTCAAATTCTGAGACATCTCACCTCTCTTAAGGAGCTGAGCATTGTGGACTGCGAGGAAGTTGATCTATTTAGTGATGCGGACGATGATGGTACAAAATTTCAACATGTTAAGTGCCTTCAGTCTCTGTCTTTCTCAAATATTTCTAAACTCGAATCTCTTCCTGCATATCTTCAATCCGTTACTACTCTCCAAAAACTCTCGATTTACAATTGTCCCAGCTTGATGACTTTACCGGAATGGATCGGCAACCTCACATCACTTCAATACCTTGAAATTGAAGTTTGCCCTAATTTGACATCCCTTCCCGAAGGGATGCATCGCCTCACCTCGTTACAGTTCCTGAGGATCAATAATTGTCCCCACTTAAAGCAAAGATGCCAGAAGGAAATTGGAGAGGATTGGACAAAGATTGCCCACGTCCCAAAATATTCCATTTGGTAA